The Synchiropus splendidus isolate RoL2022-P1 chromosome 8, RoL_Sspl_1.0, whole genome shotgun sequence nucleotide sequence ACCCGATTATAAGAGCTACATTCTGATGCACCGATCGATGCTTGTTGATCAAGCTTTATATGTGAACATTTCCTACCACCGAAGAAAGAAACGGTTTGGCACAGGTGTCCTTTATAAtatgctgccatctagtggcagcATATTGTTAAAcctctcctgtctcctcaccggACCGTGTTCggtcacctccaaggctggagcgcgcactccagggtttaatgtccttttcCTCGGCTGGAGatcggacagggatgagtcgAGTCTTGGATAGAGCGTTATTTCGGTTTATTTCTTCACAGCTCGAACTTGACACGTACCGGGCACTTCTACACTTCTTCTTCCCAGAGAGACGTCAGTCTcccggcaacccctcccacccgCTATTGAATTCATGATGTTGCCGTTGTTGCTGAACCTGACGCAAAATTACACGAAACAAAAacttaaaaacaacttgttgGACCCTGTGAACGCCAGGAAAATCGAAGAAAGTCGAATTCTGGCGATTCCAAAAAATTGGTCCTGAGTCAAGGCCTTCAAAATgccaaaatattacattttttcaacgttaaaaaatatttctaaaaaaaacaaaaaaaaaaaacaattgaattaTAATGAAGACTGGAGTAACAGCATGTACTTGTTTTATTTGTCCTTTGCTGTAAAGGAAATCAATATTTTAACTGATGCGACTGTATTGGTGGTTGGTTGTTGTTGACTGTTGTGGAGGCACAAATGTGAACTGTGCGGTACACTttattttgttacatcaacatTAAACCATGCAGTCTTTAATGCAGTATACCGAGATAGAACACTGGAAACAGACTTTAATAAATAATTGACTGCTTAAGTGTTTAGGAACGATATCATTATCACTGTTTTCGATGGAGACACGTGTGAATAGAGCTGTGTCATCAGCCAGTTGCTCTTTGACCTGGTTGTTAATTGACAACCAAAAAGGACTCTACAAAAGCCCACAGGGCGAGCGCACCTGGACACAACACGCAATCATGCAGAGAGGAACTAAGTGGAGGTCGGACTGGAAGTATCCCACTTTTCTGCTGTGCACCTATGGATTTTTCACCTCAGTGAAGCCCATTGAGCCCTTTCTACTTCCATACATGACGGGTCCGGACAAGAACTTGACGACAGAACAGGTAAAGCAGTGTTATTGGTGAGATACAAAACTTGTGCATACCATCAAGTCACAAAGGTGATGCTCTCAGGTCACTATGGAGTTTACCAGTGTgagtaaatattatttattagtacctACTTGTTGGTTTCTGCTTTGCTAGATTagtttttgatatattctttttacattgtttgcaccgaGGGGGTAGCGCTCAAATCtcgtacactgtacaaggacaataaaggcttttCTATTGTATTCTATTCTATGGTCAAGGTCTCCTCCGTCTGTCATCGAAGCTCAGTGATGCTACCGCCACCTGCCGTCGGATTGAGCTCATTGCAtgagtgaatattcatttcaacCAACATCAACATTGTAAATGCTTTACATGACAATTTAGATGCCATTTCAATAACTATGCCATAACATGGCGTCGTTGTTACATTGCACATAAATCAAGTCAATATTCCTTCTTCGTCATAtagagattgaaaaaaaagtcgaGTGAAGAACAACAACTCTTGGAATTTCTgcccttttttccccccacttttccatattttttcCAAGCACTAGTAAACTTGTGCCTGTGTGAGGTTTTATGCTTTGTTGTGTCTTAAACAATGTCATTATATTGAACACGCAGGACAAAATATGGGTCCTTCAAAATCATGGCACTAAAACCAATACATTACATTAGACCTGAGATGTGGTTAAACCTTTATGTgtcatggacaaaaaaaatcttaatatcAAATATATCTCATATTGAACACATACAGTAAAATGCTGCTTATTTACAGGCCACTAATGAGATTTACCCTGTGTGGACGTACTCCTACCTCTCTGTGCTGGTGCCGGTCTTCCTGCTTACCGACTGGCTGCGTTACAAGCCCGTAGTGGTCTTCCAGGGTGTGACAGTCTTCATCACCACAGCACTATTGCGATGGACCACAACTGTTCCTGCCATGCAAGTGGTCCAGTTCTTCTACGGAGTGGTGACAGCCAGCGAGGTAGCCTACTTCTCCTACATCTACAGGTGAGACCGCCAAGTGTTGAAAACCTGGAAAACCATTGTGAGAAAGTGACATTTGTTACCTGCTCCATAACAGCATGATTGATGTGAAGAACTACAGGAAGGCCACCTCCTACTGCCGTGGGGTCCAGCTGCTGGCATACACGGTGGGCTCCGTGCTGGGCCAGCTGCTCATCAGCTTCACACTGATGTCCTACAACAACATCCTGGTGTTCACCATGGTTCTGATTGGCATCGGACTTTTCGCCTCGCTTTTCTTACCAATGCCAGAGCAGAGTATGTTTTTCCACCCCAAGAAAGAGcagcaagaggaggaagaaaaggaggacGTGAGCGAGAATTCTAAAGACAAGTTAAGTTGTGGTCGAGTGTTGCTAATGCTGTGGAGAGACTTCTTACAATGCTACTCATCGAGGCGGCTGCTCTACTGGTCGGTGTGGTGGGCCATGGCCACCTGCGGATACAACCAGACTGTGAACTACATACAGGTGGGACATTTGACTGCCATATCGACACTATGAGCCCATTTCAAACTCACCATAACAGTTGAAACGGctattttaaatttatttaaagGCTATTCCATTAGCGTTCATCTCTATTGCTCCAATCTGAAGTTATGCATCGACAACAATGAGTTCTCTCCTCCAGGTGCTGTGGGAACATCAGCAGCCGTCACAAAATCTAAGCATCTACAACGGCGGCGTGGAAGCAGTGTCCAGCTTGTTAAGTAGGTGCAAAGCCTTCATGAGTCTTTCTGCAAtatatttccttcttttttcctttgaGAAGAATCAAAACTTGGTTAATGACGGggcaataaagtaaaaaaaataaagttctcATTTTCCGACCTCTGACCAGCAGAAAGGGAATGACATCACTGTTTTCAGGCGCGGCAACAGCCTATGGCATTGGTTTCACTCAAGTCAGATGGGAGCTGTGGGGCGAGCTGGCTCTTGGAGGCTTTTCTGGGCTGGCAGCCGTCGTGCTCTTCCTGATGACCTTCATAGGGAACATCTGGGTCTGCTACACAGGCTATGCCGTTTTCAAGTGCCTGTACATGCTGCTGATAACAATCGCCATGTACGTTTTTCACTATATCGGATTCACACCTGAATAATCTGCCTCATGAGGAGTTCAAAGGACGGAAGTTGAACAATCTAGCAGGCTTGATCAACGTGTGTCGGCCTTGGAGTTAGGTCTGACAATGATCACGCCACTTTAATACTCAATATTCTAGAAATGGCCTCCATCCTTGGAACTTCTCTCAGACTACAGTCAGCCAGTAAAACAGGTTGCACGTGGGCACATGATGTCAGTGTGTGCTGACTCAACACAAGTGACACATACTACACAACTTCTAACGTCCACTTCGGTAGCTTGAACATTTTATTAAGAGGCTTATCTTTAACCGCTCATCTTATTCGCTCATCTTTAACCTACCAAGACCACCTGAGTGGACATAACATTTTTGTCAATGAGTGGTGATGGGCTTGTCCTCATAcgcagagcccactagatggcactctctgctctagaaTATATAGGTTTGAACCAACACCAGCCACTGAGTTACCAATacgaggtcactgtttcatgaagcctcatgaacccatcacttgctgatgaggcttcccgaaacagtgtcctcattccgggtgcccactagatggcactacacaacaaccattttaatgaaacttcacatcagtcTCAAACCATAAGCGCCATCAACTGAGCAATACTGGCTGCAATGTCCTGCACAACACTGAACTTGAATTTTCAAAAGGTACCAGATTGCAACGGATCTGACAATGGACAGATATGCACTGGTGTTTGGTGCCAACACCTTCGGAGCTTTGGTTCTACAGACCATCCTCACTTCTGTTGTTGTGGATCAAAGAGGGTTGGGTCTCGACATCATTTCTCAGGTGAGTGCTGAAGAAGTCATGCAGTATAAACATCTTAAAGAGATCCAAGCTATAACTGTAATCAGAAACTAACCATCAGGTGTTGACTTCGCAGTTCACCATTTACTCCAGCTACTTTGCAATCATTGCTGTGGTGTTTTCACTGAGTGGCGTGTTGACTCTTTGGAAAGCACGAAGACACAATAGAGAAGACATTCCTCCAGACAAAAATCAAAGCCCCATCCAGGAACACAGACTGTAAAAGAAACATCGATTGCAACCACGAAGatattttcaaatgattcaGAGCGACGGTGTGACCTGCCAAAGTGGTTTTGTCATTTCTtaattaaaattcattttaatatgtttacAATAAATATGTACACTGCATTGAAAATTCAGTCGAACCTGTTGAATTGTTGATTCCAGTTCATCCTTGAACATCAGCGAGACGGATGGCGACCAAGTCCCCTACTGCCGCCAATAAAACGTGCATTCTTGCTAACAGAACATTTTATGTAAAATTGTCACTAATAAACAGTTCTCAACAAATGCAGTTACCAGCAGTACCAGGTATGTTTTCCAAATGACTCATTTGTCCTTAAAAATCTTGTGAGCGTGATACAAATACCGATATGAACAAGAGCAGATGTCCTTAAAGATAAATATATACAGCATTGCAGCATTTTGAATAGAATATACTGTTCCCAAATAACTTACGTTTCCAGCTGTTTCATCCAACAATAGGCTCAGAGTAAGTCAGTTCACAGATTTGAAAGAGAAGAGGGGATCAACCTCTCCCTCTGCACATGCTGTCACAACCCTCATTCAATGTTGCTTGTGACAAACCGTGATAGGAAAAATACAAATCCTTACAaacattgtgggtttttttttaaagctactGGTGAGACAAAACAGTGCAAGAGGTGCAAGCGCGCCAGTTGAAGACCCTGTATTGAAGAAGCTGACTGGATGGCTTGCTATAAGAATGGGTTTGTGGAAGAGCCTGCGGCTGGATACTGAGGGGGTGGTCCTGCGCCCTAAAAGGAAGACAGAACACCAGTCAGTGGGATAGATGGTGCACtagatagtgggaggtcaatgACTAggtattttttaatcatttatcaAAGGCATCATACCACTCTTATGATGATGCACGAGTATTGTCATGGAATTCCAATTGCACTGTGCCAAATGAAGATTGGTATCTGAACCCTACCCTGAAACCCTTGTTGATGAAGTATTTCCCCCACTGCTGCAGTGTCTGCAGCAGACACCAAACCTCTGTGATACTAAATCATGTCTCGTCTTTCATTGTCTTTATCTTCTCAGCATGAATTCTCTAAATCTGTTCTGCAACATTCTTTTACTCCATTGTTCCTGTCACTCCTAAACCCATGACTTCAACaggaagaaaaaatgaaatgaactgaaGCGAGTCACTTCAAGAGCCAGCTGCTTAGCAAATGACCTAGAGGTACAACCAAACAGTGTTTATGATAACCAACGTACAAATAAAAATTAGCACATTTTCCagaaaatgaacaatgaaatatgtatttgctgaaaatacagaaaacaggtGGGTTTGGTTTGCAGTTGAACAGGGTTTGAAGGACTTTGAGCCAGCAGAGGCACTTTCAAACATACAACcactattttaatctagtttgtCTCTTT carries:
- the slc19a3a gene encoding thiamine transporter 2, with amino-acid sequence METRVNRAVSSASCSLTWLLIDNQKGLYKSPQGERTWTQHAIMQRGTKWRSDWKYPTFLLCTYGFFTSVKPIEPFLLPYMTGPDKNLTTEQATNEIYPVWTYSYLSVLVPVFLLTDWLRYKPVVVFQGVTVFITTALLRWTTTVPAMQVVQFFYGVVTASEVAYFSYIYSMIDVKNYRKATSYCRGVQLLAYTVGSVLGQLLISFTLMSYNNILVFTMVLIGIGLFASLFLPMPEQSMFFHPKKEQQEEEEKEDVSENSKDKLSCGRVLLMLWRDFLQCYSSRRLLYWSVWWAMATCGYNQTVNYIQVLWEHQQPSQNLSIYNGGVEAVSSLLSAATAYGIGFTQVRWELWGELALGGFSGLAAVVLFLMTFIGNIWVCYTGYAVFKCLYMLLITIAMYQIATDLTMDRYALVFGANTFGALVLQTILTSVVVDQRGLGLDIISQFTIYSSYFAIIAVVFSLSGVLTLWKARRHNREDIPPDKNQSPIQEHRL